The Streptomyces rimosus genomic interval GGGGAGTCTAGGAGGGCCGCTTCGGTCGTCTGTAAGGCCAATCGCGGATAAGTGGACTGGTTTGGGATACGGGTGAGGCGGCACATCGGTGCCGCGCCTGCCGTGACCGGCCGCCCGCACCGCCTCTCAGGGCGCGGTCAGCGGCTCCGCCTCGTACGCCCGGTGCAGCAGCTCCAGGAAGTCCGGTGCTTCCGGTACGGACACGGACCCGACCCGGTGTACGGCCACGCCCGGCGTCCAGGAGTTCATGACCACGGCACCGGCCAGCCCCGGCAGGTCGGCGGGGGTGACCTCCTGGACGCGCTGGGGGACGCCGAGCCGGTCCAGCTGCCGCCGGACGATGCCCATGGTGGTGCCGGTCAGTATCTCGGCCTCGGGCCAGACCACCGAGGTGCCGTCCCAGAAGGCCAGGTTCCAGATCGTCGCCTCGCTGAGACGGCCGCGGCGGTCGACGAAGGCGGCGTCGTCGAAACCCTGGCCGGCAGCCTGGCGGAGGAAGTACTTCTTGGAGACCTCGCCGACGTGCTTCACGGCCGGAAGGGCGCGCTCGTGCTCGACGGTGGTGAGCGCCAGCGGCCCCTCGGGGGCGGACGCGGCCGGGCCCGTACGGACGAGGACATCGAGCCGCACATCGGCACCGAACGCGGCGAACTCGCCCCCGGGCGCGTACACGAAGGCCAGCAGCGACACATCGTCCGGCCCGGCCTCCAACGCCGTCCGCAGGTAGGCCCGCACCTGGTCGTCCGGCACCGCCCGCCCGAACAGCTCCAGCGAAGCGGACCGCAGCCGCTCCAGGTGCAGGTCGAGGCCCCGGACCCGGCCGCCGCGCACCTGCATGGCGGTGAAGTGCGCGTAGCCCGCGAAGGCGAGCGGCGCCAGGTCGTCGGTGGTCGCGGCCTGGCCATTACGGTGAACGGCGAAAGAGGTCATGTCCTCACTCCAGCGGTACGGAATCGGAAGGGAGCGAACAGCTGTGGTCCGGCGGGTCGCGGAATGTTCGCTCCTGCACGCGACGTTAAGGGTTCACATCAATGGAAAGGTCAACCTCGGATGGGACGGGGCACATGCTGATCGGGGAGTTGTCGCGGCGTACCGGGGTCAGTCCGCGTCTGCTGCGGTACTACGAGGAGCAGGGCCTGCTGGAGGCGCGGCGCGCCCCGAACGGTTACCGCTACTACGACGAGGACACGCTCCTGACCGTCCGCCAGGTACGCGCCCTGCTGGAAGCGGGGCTCACCACCGAGGTGATCCGCGCCGTACTCCCGTGCGCCCGGGGCGAGCAGCCGAAGTTCGAGATGTGCGTCGACGTACAGGCCATCCTGAGCCAGGCCCTGGAGGCCACGGACGAGCGCATCGACGATCTCCAGCGCAGCCGCAGCACGCTGGCGGGGTACCTGGGGCAGGGGTGAACCGTCGGTGCGCGTCCGCTATGCGGGCGCGGTGTCGGCGGTGCTCACGAGGCCCTTCCCCAGGCGCGCCAGCGGCGAAAACGCCATGCACAACGGCGACAGCGACAGTCCGACGACGGCCACCAGCAGCGCGGTGCGCAGTCCCCACTGGTCGGCCAGCCGCCCGCCGAGCAGCGAACCGAGCGGGGCCAGCCCCATGCCGACGCAGTTGACCGGGGCGACGACCCGGCCCTGCACGGGCACGGGGGTGACGGCCTGCCGTACGGACATCATGGTGACGTTCACCAGCTGACTGAACGCACCGAAGAGGAAGTTGACGCCCACGAGGGCGAAGACCGTGCCGGGGCCGGAGCCGCGCAGCGCCGGCACGCAGAGCAGCACGCCGTCGGCGAGAGCCGCCGAGAGCACCAGGACGACGCCGTAGCCGTATCGCTTCGGCAGCCGCGCCGACAGCAGCGACCCCGCGACCGCCCCCGGGCCCATCGCCGCCAGCGCCAAACCGACGGCAGTGGCCGACAGGTGCAGCCCACGCGGCAAAAAGAGCAGGTAGACGGTCATCATGGCGGCGAAGAAGAACTGGAACGCGGCGGAGGCCAGGCACACGGCGCGCAGCACGGGGTGGCCGAAGACGAGCCGGAGGCCCTCGTGAATCCGGTGCCGGACGCGGGCGGGCCGCCCGACGTGTCCGGGTATCGGCTCGCGGCGGCGGATGCGGCGTATCGACAGGAAGGACAGCGCGAAGAAGATCGCGCCGGCCGCGGCGGCGAAGGGCGCCGACACCAGCGCCGCCAGCGCCCCGCCGAGCGCGGGCCCGCCGGTCTGCGCCGCGGACCGGCTGCCCTCCAGCGCGCTGTTGCCTTGCGCCAGCTGATCGGGCCTGACCAGACGTACGAGGGAGGTCTGGTACGCCACGTCGAAGAAGACGCTCAGGGCGCCGACGAAGAAGGCGGCGACGACCAGCGTCAGCATGCCGAGGACGCCGAGCAGATACGAGCCGAGGACGACGGCCAGCGCCAAGGCCCGGCCCAGGTCCGCCGCCATCATGACGTCACGGGACCGCCGGCGGTCCACCCAGGCGCCGACGAAGAGCGACAGCAGCAGAACCGGCGCTTGTTCGACCGCACGCAGCACACCGAGCCGGGTGGCGTCCGCTTCGAGTGCCAGCACGGCGATGAGCGGCAGCACCACCTGAGTGGTGCGCTCCCCGAACTGGGAGGCGGCCTGGCCTGCCCAGAGACTGCGGAAATCACGGTCGCGCCACAGACTCGGCGCACCGGGCATGTCCGCTCCTCAGGGTCGCGTGCCCAGGGAGGCTAACCGCCGCCCGCGCGCCGGGGGAAACGTTTTTCGACGGGTCAGGGCCGCAGGTGAGCCGCTCGGCGAGCTCCTCCCGAGCATCACGATGTCGTCGGCGTGGTCGGCGGCGGTTCGTACACCGCTGACCAGCATTTTTCCGTGGCCGGGAGCAATCCGCGCCGGTGCCGGACGGGCGTGTCCGGCCACGAGCCTTGTCAGCCGAACAGTTCCGATATATCGTTGAAGCATCGCGAACGATCAGAGTGATGTCGCGAGTGATCAAAGATGCTATGCCGACAAGACGGCAAGAAAACGAGAAAGGAGCGTTGTCATGCGTTCCCACGGACATGAACAGCACGGACACGGCCGGCGGGGCGGCTGGGGCGACCACGAAGGACGGTTCGAGGGGCGGCGCGCCGCGTTCGGACCGTTCGGGCCCCCCTTCGGCGGCCCGCCGTTCGGCGGCCGGGGCCGCGGCGGCGGGCCGCGCGGCCGGGCCCGGCGCGGCGATGTGCGCGCCTCGATCCTGGCCCTGCTGAAGGACCGGCCGATGCACGGATACGAGATGATCCAGGAGATCGCCGAGCGCAGTGGCGGCACCTGGAAGCCGAGCCCCGGCTCGGTGTACCCCACCCTCCAGCTCCTGGAGGACGAGGGGCTGATCAGCAGCGCCAGCGAGGGCGGCAAGAAGCTCTTCTCGCTCACCGAGGCCGGACGGGCGGAGGCGGAGAACGTCGCCGACGCCCCCTGGGAAGAGGCCGGCCGCGGCGTCGACTGGGAGGCCATGAATGAGATCCGCAAGGCGGGTGGCGGCCTGATCGAGGCGTTCCGCCAGGTGTGGGCCACCGGTACGCCCGAGCAGCGGGAGAAGGCCATCGCGGTGGTCAACAAGGCCCGCAAGGAGCTGTACCTGATCCTCGCCGAGGATGAGTGATCCCCTCGCCGTCCGCCGCACCGCGGTGAGGCGTGACGATGGCGAGTGAGCGTGCCCGGGGCCGTGGCCGGAGACATTCCGGCCCCGGCCCCTTCGCATGCCGTCCCTCCTCCGCAAGGAGGAGACCGCTCGAAGCGGCGCCCAACCACGGGTGGATGCGCAAATGCTTCCCGCCGGGGATGTTCCGGGCGACAGTGGCTGGTGGGGTGGGGACTGTGCAAAACCGTACTGCGTACAACAGCGGAGGAGGATCTCCGTACGAGGACCTCGAAACGCAGCTCACCGTCGAGCTGACGTCGGTGGTCTCGGCCGCCCGCAGGCGGGCCACGCGGGACGGTGATCGCCAGGTGGACACCGCCCACCTGCTGCACGGACTCCTGGAGTCGGACCCGTCGGTACGGGCCGCGTTCGACGGCGGGCCGCAGGTCGCCCGGCTGCTCGGCTATCTCGTCCAGCGCAGCATCGGCTACGGACTCCAGTGGCACGGCACGGTCGAGGACTCCGGCGCGGTCCCGGTGGTGACCGAGGGGGCCGTACCGGGCTGGTCGCCCGCGGCGGCGGCTGCCCTGGACGGCGCACTCGACCGCGCGCACGCCCGGTACGCGACCCACGCCACCTGTCTCGACCTCCTCGCGGCCCTCGTGGACGACCCCGAGTCGCGCGCCGTCGAGGTGCTGCGCCGGGCCTCGGTCGACACCGTACGGCTGGCCGCCCGGCTGGACGGGGAGCGCTCCGGGCAGGACTGACCGGGCCGGTATCACCGGGCAGGCGTGACCGACCAGGAATGACAGGCCCAACAGGGGTGACGCTGCTGACGGCTCCTGTCATGATGTGCCGATGCGCGTGACTACGGGGGATCAGGCCGGGGCTCAGGCCGTCTCGGCGGCGGAAGGGGACTGGGGGCAGCCCGGGAGCCCGGAGAAACCGGCGCCCGATGGTGGCCCCGCGCGGGCCCGGAACCTCGGTCTCCTCCTGGCGCTGATATCCGCCTTCGCCTTCGGCGGTTCCGGCGTGGCCGCCAAGCCCCTGATCTCGGCGGGACTCGAACCGCTGCAGGTCACCTGGCTGCGCGTCGCGGGCGCCGCGCTCGTCATGCTGCCCGTCACCTGGCGGCACCGGCGCCTGCTGCTCCGCCGCCCCGCCCTCCTCCTCGGCTTCGGCCTGCTCGCGGTCGCGGGCGTGCAGGCGTGCTACTTCGCCGCGCTGTCCCGTATCCCCGTCGGCGTCGCGCTGCTCATCGAATACCTCGCGCCCGCACTGGTGCTCGGCTGGGTCCGGTTCGTCCAGCGCAAGCCGGTCACCCGGGCCGCCGCCGTCGGCGTCGTCCTGGCGGTCGGCGGTCTGGCCTGCGTGGTCGAGGTGTGGTCGGGGCTGAGTTTCGACCCGGTCGGACTCGTCCTGGCCCTCGGCGCCGCCTGCTGCCAGGTCGGCTACTTCGTACTCTCCGACCACGGCAGTGAGGGCGAGGACGCGGCGGACCCGCTCGGCGTGATCGCGTACGGACTGCTGATCGGCGCGGTGCTGCTGACCGTGGTCGCGCGGCCCTGGGAGATGGACTGGGCGGTGCTCGGCGGCAGTACGGACATGGCCGGGACCCGGGTGCCCGCGGTCCTGCTGCTCGGCTGGATCGTGCTGATCGCCACCGTGCTGGCGTATCTCACCGGCATCCTGTCCGTGCGCCGGCTCTCCCCGCAGGTGGCGGGCGTGGTGGCGTGTCTGGAGGCGGTCATCGCGACCGTGCTGGCCTGGGTGCTGCTCGACGAGCACCTGACCGCGCCGCAGACCGTGGGCGGGGCGGTCGTCCTGGCCGGCGCGTTCATCGCACAGTCCGCGACTCCGAAGGGGGACGGGGCGGAGGGGGCGGGCGGGTCCGCGGCCGGAGGCTCCTCGGTGGACGCCCCGACGCCGGACCGCACCTCGTATCGCTGATCCCGCCGGCACGCGTCCGGCATCCGGCCCGGCCTTGTCGGCCGGTCGGCCCGCCGCATAAGGTGCCGATCATGCATGCGACCGTGCTGCCCCCTCCCGCCGCCTAGCGCGGGCGGCGGCCTCCGAGGAAGTACCGGTCCGGGGCGGTTCCCGGACAGGTCGTCGCTGCCCGCATACGGGATCACGCGACCATTTCACGGCGCTCGGCGCCGTCCCGGAACTCCCGGAGAAGCACAGTCATGCATGGTGTCTCTTCCCCTGCCCTGCCCGTGGGCCGGGGCCTGTTGTACGTGACCTTCGCCGCGACCGCCTGGGGTACGGCGGGCGCGGCCGCCGCCCTCCTCTACCGCAGCAGCGGCCTGGGCCCCCTCGCACTCACCTTCTGGCGTACCGCGGGCGGCCTCGTGCTGCTGCTGGCCGCACGGGCGGTGCTCCGCCGTCGTACCGGCAGCGCGGTTTCTTCCCTAAGCCGCGGTACGGCCGCGTCCCCTGACCCGCTGTGGCGCCGCGCCGGGCGGATCGCCCTTACGGGGAGCGCGCTGGCCGTCTTCCAGGCCGCGTACTTCGCGGCCGTCGAGGACACCGGACTGGCCGTCGGCACGGTCGTGACCATGGGGGCCGGCCCCGTCCTCATCGCGCTCGGCGCGCGGCTGACCATGGGCGAACGGCTCGGTGCCGGTGGTGTCCTGGCGGTCGTGGGCGCCCTGTGCGGACTGGCGGTGCTGGTCCTCGGGGGCGGCGATTCCGGTACGGTGCGGCCCGCCGGGGTCGCCCTGGCGCTGCTCTCCGCCGCCGGCTGCGCCGTGATGACGCTGACCACCCGCCGCCTGGGCCGGGCCGGAGGCACAGCCGATCCGTACGGTCCGACCATCAGGGCCTTCGCCGTCGGCGCGCTCTGCCTCCTGCCGCCGGCCGCGGCCGAAGGACTGTGGCCGCAGGCGCACGACCTGGGCCGCAGCCTGCTGCTGATGGGCTACATCGCCGCCGTGCCGACGGCGTTGGGCTACGGCCTGTACTTCGCGGGGCTGGCGGCCGTCCGCGCCGCCACGGCCTCGGTGATTTCGCTGGTCGAGCCGGTGTCCGCGGCGGTGATCGCGGTGCTCGTCCTCGGTGAGGAGATGACGGCGGGCACGGTTGTCGGGACGTGCGTGCTGCTCGCGGCCGTCGCGGGTCTGGCTGTATCGGAGGCGCGGGGCGCGGTGGCGGACCGTACGGCCGCACCGGAGCCGGTGACGGCGCGCTGATCCGACCAGGGGGAGGCCGCTCGGCCTCCCCCACGGGCCCGTCGGCGCCGTCAGCTCCGCCCGGCCCCCAGCCTTCGCTGCTGATGGGCGCGCGCTTGGGCGTCGCGGGGCGCGTCCCGCTCGGCCAGGCGCGCCGAGATGCGCTGCTGTACGGCCTCGGTCCGCTTGCCCGCGTACTTGAACTTGGCGCGTACGTCCGTCACTTCCAGCCGGAGCCCCCGGATGCCGGGCAGCTGGCGTCCGTACGGCGGGCCGTCCGCGGTGACCGGCGCCGAGCCGCCCTCGGGCTGGAAGTGCCCTATCTGGCGTTCCAGTAGAGCGGCCTTCTCCTGCGGGTCGTCCACGATGTGGGCGGTGCAGGTGAGTTGTACGGCGGCGTAGAAGCTGGTGGGCACGCCGTGCTCGGGCGGGTCCTCTTCGGCGGCCTGCCACGGCCCGGGTATGAACACGTAGTCGTCCACCACGCTCAGCAGTACGGTCGGGGCGGCCTCCAGAGCCCGCCATATCGGGTTGGGGCGGGCGAGGTGGGTGACGGCTTCGCGGCGGGCCGGGGCGTAGGCGAAGTGCAGGGGCTGGACGAGGGGCGGGGCGCCCGCCGGCCCGTTGACGGCGAGCTGGCCGAAGTCGTGCCCGGCCAGCCAGTCCTGCCACTCGGCGTCGTCGGTGGGGGCGTCCCACGGGTGGATCAGCATGCCGCCCTCCTTCAGCGCGCGGAGAGGTACGCGGGTTCGGCGATGCCGGGGGCCAGGGAATCGGCCGGTACGGGGGCTCCGTACACGGGGGAGACAGGCAGGACGCCGCTCCAGTAGGGGAGCGTCTCGTCCTCGGGCTCGTCGTTCGGGCCGCCGGTGCGGACCTTGGCGGAGACCTCTTCCAGGTCGAGGCGTATGACGGCGGTGGCGGCCAGTTCCTTGGCGTTCGCGGGCCGGGAGTCGGCCGCGCGGCCGGGCAGGACGTGGTCGACCAGGGCGTCGAGCGCGGCGGTCTTCTCGTCCGGGTCGGTGACCTGGTACGCGGTGCCGTGGACGACGACGCTGCGGTAGTTGATCGAGTGGTGGAAAGCGGACTTGGCCAGGACCAGGCCGTCGACGTGGGTGACCGTGACGCACACGGGCAGCCCCGGCCCGGCCGGCTCCCCGGCCATCCGCAGCGGACGCGAGCCGGTCGATCCGTGCAGGTAGAGGCGGTTGCCGACGCGGCCGTACAGCGTGGGCAGGACGACCGGGGCGCCGTCGCGGACGAATCCGAGGTGGCAGACGTACCCCGCGTCGAGGATCGCGTGCACGGTCGTGTGGTCGTAGCCGGCGCGCTCCCGGGCGCGGGTCGGCACGGTGCGCTCCGTCCGGGCGAAGGAAGGGCCCTGGGCCTGGGGCATTGCGAACTCCATTGCACTAGTACATAATGAGCTTTGTGCTAGGAGAGTATCGGATCGAAGGGCGGCGCGCATCGGAGATTGCCGCCAGCGTCGAGCGAGCCATCGGTGCGGGCGAGCTCCAACCGGGCGAAGTCCTGCCCCCCATGCGGCAGTTGGCCGTCTACCTCGAAGTCAATCCCAATACGGTCGCGTCCGCGTACCGGACCCTGCGGGACCGCGGCGTGATCGAGACGGCCGGCCGCCGGGGCAGCCGGGTGCGTCAGCGCCCGGCGAGCACCGCACGGGAAGCGGCGCTGGGCCCTGTGCCGCCCGGCGTGCGTGACGCGTCGGACGGCAACCCCGACCCCGCCCTGCTGCCCGCCCTCGGTGAGGCGCTCGCCGCGGCCGCCGCCCGCAGCGCGCGGCGGCCCACGCTGTACGGCGCCCCCACGGTCGCCACGGAGCTGGAACGGCTGGCCCGCGCCGCCTTCGAGGCCGACGGGGTGCCGAGCGGCGCCATAGCCGTCACCTCGGGCGCGCTGGACGCGATGGAGCGCGTGCTCGGCGCGCATCTCCGCCCCGGCGACGCGGTCGCCGTAGAGGACCCGGGCTGGGGGAGCCTGCTGGACCTCATTCCCGGACTCGGGCTGCGGGTCGTGCCGGTCGCGGTGGACGACGACGGCCCGCTGCCCGAGCAGGTCGGCCGTGCGATACGCGAGGGCGCGCGGGCGCTGGTCGTCACGGACCGGGCGCAGAACCCGACCGGCGCGGTGCTCGGCGCCGAGCGCTCCCGGGAGTTGCGGCAGGTCCTGGCGGACCACCGGGACGTGCTGCTCATCGAGGACGACCACGGCCACGACATCGTCGACCTCCCGCTGCACCCGCTCGCCGCGGCCACCGACCACTGGGCGCTCATCCGCTCCACGGCCAAGGCGTACGGCCCCGACCTGCGGCTCGCCGTGCTGACCGGCGATGCCGTGACCGTGGACCGGGTGCGCGGGCGCCAGCGGCTCGGTCCCGGCTGGGTGAGCCATCTGCTCCAGGACGCGGTGGTGCACCTGTGGCGTACGGGAGCGGTGGACCCGAAAGCGGTCGCCGACGCCTACGGCAGGCGCCGGGACGCCCTGATCGACGCTCTGGCGGACCGCGGCGTCCGAGCGTGCGGGCGCAGCGGGATGAACGTATGGATTCCGGTGCCCGACGAAACCGGCGCGGTCGCCCGCCTGCTGCACGCGGGCTGGGCCGTAGCACCCGGCGCCCGCTTCCGCCTGCACTCGCCACCCGGCATACGCGTCACGATCTCCGGCCTCGCGGAACACGAACTGCCGGAACTGGCGGACGCCATCGCCACCGCCGTCGCGCCGAAGGAGGCACGCCGGTACGACTGATGCTGCTGGAGGGCGTAGGCATACGGCCGTGGGAGGGGGAACGATGCTGATTACGATCGCACGATGCCTGATCAGAGCTTTCTTGTCTATGGTCCTCGGGTGGCCATCCGTCATATCTCCTTCGAGGACCGGGAGGAGATCGCGGCCCTCGACCGGGAGAGCGCCGCGCTGCACCGCCCGTGGGTCCCCGCTAGGGCCACCACGCCGGACGCCTTCCGTGAGTACGTCGCCAGGTTCGACCGGCCCACCCACGAAGGGTTCGTCGTCTGCCTGCGGGCCAATGGCGCGATCGTCGGCGGCATCAACATCAACAACATCGTGCGGGGCGGTATCCAGAGCGGCGCCCTCGGCTATGTCGCCTACGCGTCCACCACCGGGCGCGGCTATATGACCGAAGGGCTGCGCCTCGTCGTCGAGTACGCCTTCACCGCACTGGGGCTGCACCGGCTGGAGGCCAACATCCAGCCGGGCAACACCGCGTCCGTCAGGCTCGTCGAACGGCTCGGCTTCCTGCGCGAGGGCTACTCCCCGCGCTTCCAGTACGTGGACGGTGCCTGGCGCGACCACGAACGCTGGGCGATCACCGCCGAGACGACCGGTCACGCCGCCGCGGACGGCTCTGCGTGAGGGCCGCGCCGGCCAGGACGATCAACGCGCCGACGGGAGTGTTCCAGCTGAGCGGTTCGCCGAGCAGCGCGACACCCGCCGCGGTGGCGATCACCGGCACGAAGTAGGTGACCATCTGGGCGGTGGTGGGGCCCACCTCCGCCACCAGCCCGTACTGCAACAGGAACGCGAAGCCGGTGCCCAGGGCGCCGAGCGCGACCACCGCCAGCAGGGGCACGACGGGAAACGAGACCGGAACGGAGGTGAAGAGCGCGGTCACCACCCCGACCTGGGCGGTGGCGAGGAGCATCTGGGTGCCGGAGAGGGCGACATTGGAGTCCTTGGCCCCGGCGAGCGTACGCCGGACGTAGATCCAGCCGACCGGGTAGCACAGCGACGCGCCCAGGGCCATCGCCGTACCCGCCGGATCCGTGCCGGAGAAGCCCTGCCAGGCGCCGAGCACGGTCAGCACACCCAGGAAGCCGAGCCCGAGGCCCGCGACCCGGCGGCGGGTGGGCCGGTCCTCGGAGAGGGCGACCAGCGACAGCGCCATGCCCCACAGCGGAGAACTGGCGTTGCAGATGCCGGCCAGCGTGGAGGGGATGGTCAGCTCGGCGTAGGCGAACAGGGAGAAGGGCAGGGCGTTGAGGAAGAACGCGGCGACCGTGAGATGACCCCAGGTCCGCGCGGAGCGGGGCAGCCGCTCACGCTTGGCCACCAGTACGGCGACGAGCACCACCGAACCGAACGCCAGCCGCCCGAAGGTGACCTGGAGCGGCGCGTACCCCTGCGTGCCGACCTTGATGAAGAGAAAGCTGAAGCCCCAGACGAGGCACAGGACGCCGAACCGCAGCCGCCAGTCGAGCGCCCGGCGCCGCGCGCCCCGCGACGCGGGGGAAGGGGAGGGGGAGGCGGTGGTGGGGACCGCGGGGGCGGCAGCCGGGCCGGCCGGGGAAGGGGTGGTGGTGCTCATGGCCTCTACGATGGTGCTCGCCTCTTCGTAGAACAAGCGAGATTTTATGGGAGGCACCGCTTAGCATCGCTTACATGTTGAACCTCGATCGTCTGCGCACCCTGAGCGCGGTGGCCCGGCACGGCTCGGTGAGCGCGGCGGCGGAAGGGCTGCACGTCACCACCTCCGCCGTGTCCCAGCAGCTCGCCAAGCTGGAGCGGGAGACGGGCCAGCAACTGCTGGCCAAGAACGGGCGCGGCGTACGGCTCACCGACGCCGGCCGGCTGCTGGCCGATCACGCCGTGCGGATCCTCTCGCAGGTCGAGCTGGCCCAGGCCGACCTGGAGGCGCACCGCGGGCAGGCCGTCGGCGAGCTGCGGCTCGGCGCCTTCCCCACCGCGGCGCGCGGCCTGTTCCCCGGAGCGCTGGCCCGGCTCCGCGTCGACCACCCCCAACTCCGGCCGCGGCTCACGGAGATGGAGCCGGACGCCTCGGTACGCGGCGTGGTGCGCGGCGACATCGACCTGGGCGTCGTCCTGGACTGGCACAACCGGCCGCTCTCGCTCCCCGAGGGCCTGGCGAAGGCGCCGATCCTGGACGACCCGGCCGACGTGGCCATGCCGGCCGATCACCCCCTGGCCCGGCGCCGCTCGGTCGTCCTGGAGGACTTCGCCGACGACGAGTGGATCTCCTGGCCGCAGGGCGAGTTCTGCCACGACTGGCTGATGTTCACCCTGCGCGGCCAGGGCATCGAGCCGCGCCTCTCACACATGGCGGAGGAGCACCACACCCAACTTGCGCTGATCGAGGCCGGGTTGGGTGTCGCGGTGGCGCCCCGCCTGGGGCGCGGGCCGGTGCCCGCCGGGGTGAGCGTGGTGCCCGTACGGC includes:
- a CDS encoding aminotransferase class IV family protein; amino-acid sequence: MTSFAVHRNGQAATTDDLAPLAFAGYAHFTAMQVRGGRVRGLDLHLERLRSASLELFGRAVPDDQVRAYLRTALEAGPDDVSLLAFVYAPGGEFAAFGADVRLDVLVRTGPAASAPEGPLALTTVEHERALPAVKHVGEVSKKYFLRQAAGQGFDDAAFVDRRGRLSEATIWNLAFWDGTSVVWPEAEILTGTTMGIVRRQLDRLGVPQRVQEVTPADLPGLAGAVVMNSWTPGVAVHRVGSVSVPEAPDFLELLHRAYEAEPLTAP
- a CDS encoding FMN-binding negative transcriptional regulator, with protein sequence MLIHPWDAPTDDAEWQDWLAGHDFGQLAVNGPAGAPPLVQPLHFAYAPARREAVTHLARPNPIWRALEAAPTVLLSVVDDYVFIPGPWQAAEEDPPEHGVPTSFYAAVQLTCTAHIVDDPQEKAALLERQIGHFQPEGGSAPVTADGPPYGRQLPGIRGLRLEVTDVRAKFKYAGKRTEAVQQRISARLAERDAPRDAQARAHQQRRLGAGRS
- a CDS encoding DMT family transporter, whose protein sequence is MHGVSSPALPVGRGLLYVTFAATAWGTAGAAAALLYRSSGLGPLALTFWRTAGGLVLLLAARAVLRRRTGSAVSSLSRGTAASPDPLWRRAGRIALTGSALAVFQAAYFAAVEDTGLAVGTVVTMGAGPVLIALGARLTMGERLGAGGVLAVVGALCGLAVLVLGGGDSGTVRPAGVALALLSAAGCAVMTLTTRRLGRAGGTADPYGPTIRAFAVGALCLLPPAAAEGLWPQAHDLGRSLLLMGYIAAVPTALGYGLYFAGLAAVRAATASVISLVEPVSAAVIAVLVLGEEMTAGTVVGTCVLLAAVAGLAVSEARGAVADRTAAPEPVTAR
- a CDS encoding MerR family transcriptional regulator; translation: MLIGELSRRTGVSPRLLRYYEEQGLLEARRAPNGYRYYDEDTLLTVRQVRALLEAGLTTEVIRAVLPCARGEQPKFEMCVDVQAILSQALEATDERIDDLQRSRSTLAGYLGQG
- a CDS encoding aminotransferase class I/II-fold pyridoxal phosphate-dependent enzyme; amino-acid sequence: MLGEYRIEGRRASEIAASVERAIGAGELQPGEVLPPMRQLAVYLEVNPNTVASAYRTLRDRGVIETAGRRGSRVRQRPASTAREAALGPVPPGVRDASDGNPDPALLPALGEALAAAAARSARRPTLYGAPTVATELERLARAAFEADGVPSGAIAVTSGALDAMERVLGAHLRPGDAVAVEDPGWGSLLDLIPGLGLRVVPVAVDDDGPLPEQVGRAIREGARALVVTDRAQNPTGAVLGAERSRELRQVLADHRDVLLIEDDHGHDIVDLPLHPLAAATDHWALIRSTAKAYGPDLRLAVLTGDAVTVDRVRGRQRLGPGWVSHLLQDAVVHLWRTGAVDPKAVADAYGRRRDALIDALADRGVRACGRSGMNVWIPVPDETGAVARLLHAGWAVAPGARFRLHSPPGIRVTISGLAEHELPELADAIATAVAPKEARRYD
- a CDS encoding EamA family transporter, with translation MRVTTGDQAGAQAVSAAEGDWGQPGSPEKPAPDGGPARARNLGLLLALISAFAFGGSGVAAKPLISAGLEPLQVTWLRVAGAALVMLPVTWRHRRLLLRRPALLLGFGLLAVAGVQACYFAALSRIPVGVALLIEYLAPALVLGWVRFVQRKPVTRAAAVGVVLAVGGLACVVEVWSGLSFDPVGLVLALGAACCQVGYFVLSDHGSEGEDAADPLGVIAYGLLIGAVLLTVVARPWEMDWAVLGGSTDMAGTRVPAVLLLGWIVLIATVLAYLTGILSVRRLSPQVAGVVACLEAVIATVLAWVLLDEHLTAPQTVGGAVVLAGAFIAQSATPKGDGAEGAGGSAAGGSSVDAPTPDRTSYR
- a CDS encoding DMT family transporter gives rise to the protein MSTTTPSPAGPAAAPAVPTTASPSPSPASRGARRRALDWRLRFGVLCLVWGFSFLFIKVGTQGYAPLQVTFGRLAFGSVVLVAVLVAKRERLPRSARTWGHLTVAAFFLNALPFSLFAYAELTIPSTLAGICNASSPLWGMALSLVALSEDRPTRRRVAGLGLGFLGVLTVLGAWQGFSGTDPAGTAMALGASLCYPVGWIYVRRTLAGAKDSNVALSGTQMLLATAQVGVVTALFTSVPVSFPVVPLLAVVALGALGTGFAFLLQYGLVAEVGPTTAQMVTYFVPVIATAAGVALLGEPLSWNTPVGALIVLAGAALTQSRPRRRDRSSRR
- a CDS encoding Clp protease N-terminal domain-containing protein, translated to MQNRTAYNSGGGSPYEDLETQLTVELTSVVSAARRRATRDGDRQVDTAHLLHGLLESDPSVRAAFDGGPQVARLLGYLVQRSIGYGLQWHGTVEDSGAVPVVTEGAVPGWSPAAAAALDGALDRAHARYATHATCLDLLAALVDDPESRAVEVLRRASVDTVRLAARLDGERSGQD
- a CDS encoding GNAT family N-acetyltransferase, with the translated sequence MAIRHISFEDREEIAALDRESAALHRPWVPARATTPDAFREYVARFDRPTHEGFVVCLRANGAIVGGININNIVRGGIQSGALGYVAYASTTGRGYMTEGLRLVVEYAFTALGLHRLEANIQPGNTASVRLVERLGFLREGYSPRFQYVDGAWRDHERWAITAETTGHAAADGSA
- a CDS encoding pyridoxamine 5'-phosphate oxidase family protein: MPQAQGPSFARTERTVPTRARERAGYDHTTVHAILDAGYVCHLGFVRDGAPVVLPTLYGRVGNRLYLHGSTGSRPLRMAGEPAGPGLPVCVTVTHVDGLVLAKSAFHHSINYRSVVVHGTAYQVTDPDEKTAALDALVDHVLPGRAADSRPANAKELAATAVIRLDLEEVSAKVRTGGPNDEPEDETLPYWSGVLPVSPVYGAPVPADSLAPGIAEPAYLSAR
- a CDS encoding PadR family transcriptional regulator, with protein sequence MRSHGHEQHGHGRRGGWGDHEGRFEGRRAAFGPFGPPFGGPPFGGRGRGGGPRGRARRGDVRASILALLKDRPMHGYEMIQEIAERSGGTWKPSPGSVYPTLQLLEDEGLISSASEGGKKLFSLTEAGRAEAENVADAPWEEAGRGVDWEAMNEIRKAGGGLIEAFRQVWATGTPEQREKAIAVVNKARKELYLILAEDE
- a CDS encoding MFS transporter → MPGAPSLWRDRDFRSLWAGQAASQFGERTTQVVLPLIAVLALEADATRLGVLRAVEQAPVLLLSLFVGAWVDRRRSRDVMMAADLGRALALAVVLGSYLLGVLGMLTLVVAAFFVGALSVFFDVAYQTSLVRLVRPDQLAQGNSALEGSRSAAQTGGPALGGALAALVSAPFAAAAGAIFFALSFLSIRRIRRREPIPGHVGRPARVRHRIHEGLRLVFGHPVLRAVCLASAAFQFFFAAMMTVYLLFLPRGLHLSATAVGLALAAMGPGAVAGSLLSARLPKRYGYGVVLVLSAALADGVLLCVPALRGSGPGTVFALVGVNFLFGAFSQLVNVTMMSVRQAVTPVPVQGRVVAPVNCVGMGLAPLGSLLGGRLADQWGLRTALLVAVVGLSLSPLCMAFSPLARLGKGLVSTADTAPA